One Deinococcus roseus genomic window carries:
- the xpt gene encoding xanthine phosphoribosyltransferase, producing the protein MQSLKDRIRAEGQNLGSGILKVDAFINHQLDPQLTREMGEQFAEHFREHGATRILTAEVSGIAPAYATGVVMNLPVVYARKKKPVTMNGTTYQASAVSRTKGDVVTLSVSSDYIAAGDRVLIIDDFLARGITIKALVDIVSQAGAELVGIGTIIEKSFEGGRALLEGLNIPIHSLAIIDSLDEGNIQIR; encoded by the coding sequence CGGCATCCTCAAAGTGGATGCTTTCATCAACCACCAGCTGGACCCCCAGCTCACCCGTGAAATGGGCGAGCAGTTTGCTGAACACTTCCGGGAGCATGGGGCCACCCGCATCCTGACCGCCGAGGTGAGCGGCATTGCCCCTGCTTATGCCACGGGCGTGGTGATGAATTTGCCGGTGGTGTACGCCCGCAAGAAGAAACCCGTCACCATGAACGGCACCACCTATCAGGCCAGTGCTGTGAGCCGCACCAAGGGAGACGTGGTGACCCTCAGCGTCAGTTCGGATTACATCGCTGCTGGAGACAGGGTGCTGATCATCGATGACTTTCTGGCCAGGGGTATCACCATCAAGGCCCTGGTGGACATTGTTTCCCAGGCTGGAGCAGAACTGGTCGGGATCGGCACCATCATCGAGAAAAGCTTTGAGGGAGGCCGCGCTTTGCTGGAGGGTCTGAACATTCCGATTCACAGCCTGGCCATCATTGACAGCCTGGACGAAGGCAACATCCAGATCAGGTAA
- a CDS encoding NAD-dependent epimerase/dehydratase family protein — MTILVTGGTGFVGGALVRHLLKDHAGIRVLARTPAKARDLQALGVEVVKGDVLDPNSLKAALNGVDTLFHVAAVYDFWMPRKSDIVTIAVQGTQNVLQAALESGVKKVVFTSSYNTIGEKPGTVGTEETVHRGPYYAVYEQAKVESERVALEYVQKGLPVVIVNPGSVYGPGDFKPTGMVFLQAMQGKLPGVVDGFYNYVYIDDVARGHILAAEKGKMGERYLLAGPAITVWEFIRQGRALLGLGPVLKFPYWMVMVVACVMEGFSMLTRKPPMIPIDLVRVSRYGIHVDGSKAVQELGLQYTPLEVGLPRTLEWYHRQGIIKRPPIKRVDL, encoded by the coding sequence ATGACCATTCTGGTGACGGGGGGAACGGGTTTTGTGGGGGGCGCTCTGGTGCGCCACCTGTTGAAAGACCATGCAGGCATCCGGGTGCTGGCCCGCACCCCCGCGAAGGCCCGCGATTTGCAGGCCCTGGGGGTGGAGGTGGTCAAAGGGGACGTGCTGGACCCCAACAGCCTGAAAGCTGCCCTGAATGGGGTGGACACCCTGTTTCATGTGGCTGCGGTGTATGACTTCTGGATGCCCAGAAAGTCTGACATTGTGACCATTGCCGTGCAGGGCACCCAGAATGTCTTGCAGGCTGCTCTGGAATCCGGAGTCAAAAAGGTGGTTTTCACCAGCAGTTACAACACCATCGGGGAAAAACCGGGCACGGTGGGAACCGAAGAAACGGTGCATCGCGGGCCTTATTATGCGGTTTACGAGCAGGCCAAAGTGGAATCGGAACGGGTGGCGCTGGAATACGTGCAAAAGGGCCTTCCCGTGGTGATTGTGAATCCAGGGAGCGTTTACGGCCCCGGAGACTTCAAGCCCACGGGAATGGTGTTTTTGCAGGCCATGCAGGGAAAACTTCCTGGTGTGGTGGATGGGTTCTACAATTACGTCTACATTGACGATGTGGCCAGAGGGCACATCCTGGCTGCAGAAAAAGGCAAGATGGGAGAGCGTTACCTGCTGGCCGGACCTGCGATCACCGTGTGGGAATTCATCCGGCAGGGGAGGGCGCTGCTGGGACTGGGACCTGTACTGAAATTTCCTTACTGGATGGTGATGGTTGTGGCCTGCGTCATGGAAGGTTTCTCCATGCTCACCCGCAAACCGCCCATGATTCCCATCGATCTGGTGCGGGTCAGCAGGTACGGCATCCATGTGGACGGCTCAAAAGCTGTGCAGGAACTGGGTCTGCAATACACCCCTTTAGAGGTGGGTTTGCCCAGAACCCTGGAGTGGTACCACCGCCAGGGCATCATCAAGCGGCCTCCAATCAAAAGGGTGGACCTTTGA